The Xenopus laevis strain J_2021 chromosome 5L, Xenopus_laevis_v10.1, whole genome shotgun sequence genome has a segment encoding these proteins:
- the LOC121393576 gene encoding LOW QUALITY PROTEIN: taste receptor type 2 member 7-like (The sequence of the model RefSeq protein was modified relative to this genomic sequence to represent the inferred CDS: deleted 2 bases in 1 codon), with protein MLSLLLTAMKILCLAEFTVGILLNGFIVAANAISWLEMKHIDSIDLILTSLGLSRLGLLIMWVIHVLSEVYEHMEILNLMYLFFDFCSLWFGTVLCVFYCVKITNYNHRFFFFVKLRISKMIPWLLFVSVTISIIFCLPSILVERLEPNNVTDGTGGNMETIFFIPYIAANTVPFFIFCVAITLLIRSLWKHTRHMAGGETGFGIPQLQAHYNAIKCMMSFMLMYIVYFIGSMLMVLSNHFLLILLSVIAGSYPSLHSAILILSNRKLRRTLCCFLSYRNTFISEKRNLFLCL; from the exons ATGTTATCCCTACTTCTGACtgcaatgaaaatattatgtttgGCTGAGTTTACGGTGGGAATCCTTCTCAATGGTTTCATCGTGGCGGCCAATGCTATTTCATGGTTGGAAATGAAGCATATTGACTCTATTGACCTGATTCTGACAAGCTTGGGGCTTTCTAGACTTGGTCTTCTGATAATGTGGGTGATCCATGTCCTATCAGAAGTATATGAGCACATGGAGATACTGAATCTAATGTATCTGTTTTTTGACTTCTGCAGCCTctggtttggaacagttctgtGTGTTTTCTACTGTGTGAAGATCACCAACTATAACCATCGTTTCTTCTTCTTTGTGAAACTGAGGATCTCCAAGATGATTCCCTGGCTGTTATTTGTATCAGTGACAATCTCTATCATTTTCTGCCTGCCCTCAATTCTGGTGGAGAGACTAGAACCGAACAATGTCACAGATGGTACTGGTGGA AATATGGAAACCATTTTCTTCATTCCCTACATAGCTGCAAATACAGTGCCTTTCTTCATATTCTGTGTTGCCATTACTCTTCTAATCAGGTCCCTGTGGAAACACACGAGGCACATGGCTGGGGGTGAGACTGGATTTGGGATTCCGCAGCTTCAGGCTCATTACAATGCAATTAAATGCATGATGTCTTTTATGTTAATGTATATTGTCTATTTTATTGGCTCTATGCTGATGGTGCTTAGTAATCATTTTTTGCTAATATTACTTTCCGTTATTGCTGGTTCTTACCCAAGCCTGCACTCTGCTATTCTGATACTGAGCAATAGAAAACTCCGCCGGACCCTTTGCTGTTTTCTTTcttatagaaatacatttatttcagagaaaaggaaCTTATTCCTCTGTCTGTAA